One region of Xyrauchen texanus isolate HMW12.3.18 chromosome 11, RBS_HiC_50CHRs, whole genome shotgun sequence genomic DNA includes:
- the fabp2 gene encoding fatty acid-binding protein, intestinal: MTFNGTWKVDRNENYEKFLEQMGINMVKRKLASHDNLKITLEQNGDKFVVKEVSSFRSVDIEFTLGVTFEYAMADGTDLSGSWVMEGDTLKGTFNRKDNGKVLVTTRKVIGDELVQSYSYEGVDAKRIFKRG; this comes from the exons ATGACCTTCAATGGCACATGGAAAGTGGATCGCAATGAGAACTATGAGAAGTTCTTGGAACAAATGG GCATCAACATGGTAAAGAGGAAACTGGCATCTCATGACAACCTGAAGATCACCTTGGAGCAGAACGGAGATAAGTTCGTAGTGAAGGAAGTCAGCTCTTTTCGCTCGGTGGACATCGAATTTACACTAGGAGTCACCTTCGAGTATGCAATGGCAGATGGCACTGATCTCTCA GGATCCTGGGTCATGGAGGGTGATACGCTGAAGGGAACCTTCAATCGCAAGGACAATGGAAAGGTGCTGGTAACAACCAGGAAGGTTATTGGTGATGAACTTGTACAG AGCTATAGCTATGAAGGTGTTGACGCCAAGAGGATTTTCAAGAGGGGTTAA